In Methanofastidiosum sp., the following are encoded in one genomic region:
- a CDS encoding HAD-IC family P-type ATPase: protein METKLDWCKLTSNDILKKLGTSTGGLSSDEATKRLEKYGYNEIKFKKRGPLIRFLMQFNNPLLIVLIVAALACFFLWAFMGEEDIIMDMWVIVGVVLATAIIGFIQEGKAEASIDALKDMLVDKCKVIRDGEHKIIPAIELVPGDIVIIESGDKIPADLRILSSKSLHLDESMLTGESMPVRKGPEDDPNNKNNEGKYCMAYGGTFVISGRGQGIVYATAEETEIGKIAKLMKSSGQTTPPILKKISAFVKLLIISIVSFGVLMFGLGILEGYEIVYMFLAMIGMIVALIPEGLAGAIIAAFAVGSTVMARKNAIVRNLPAAETLGSVTVICSDKTGTLTKNEMTAVRMFSGNKMYFIEGVGYEPVGQILEKDGNTQAKLTPELIQTLRTGFLCNNSGILKEKERYIAKGSHTEAALVVSAIKAGVDEKLLKLDEIPFEPKQQYMATLHEDGEENIIYVKGSPERILKSCKNQLVDGKKLPLDKELILKNVEDMAKDALRVLAMAYKKVPKDKLSLDEKDISDLTFVGAQGMIDPPRKEAIDAIEKCKTAGIRSIMITGDHALTAKAVARQLKIGDGEDEVLTGKEISEMTDDQLFEVVNNVSVYARVEPEHKYRITKQLQRKGHIVAMTGDGVNDAPALKAADIGVAMGIGGTEVSKEASDIILADDNFATIVDAVEEGRHVYDNIWKVILYIMPTNGGQGLAMAGALFLAPLIPVFSHRLPIEPVQILWVNLIIAIACAIPLIWEPAEKGLLQRPPRDPNEKLFNKFFIRRVGIVSIIEVTMIFSMFLLFFKTVDNALEFMPQAQTIAFTTIIMIEVGYLFTARSLKGTAFKINPLRNKWLILGALTTLVLQVILVYSEPLFGTSPFRTAPFPAIWWIPLTLVATTSFIVVEIEKYIARKLETKKTTI from the coding sequence GTGGAAACAAAATTAGATTGGTGTAAATTAACTAGTAATGACATACTAAAGAAGTTGGGAACATCCACGGGCGGTCTCTCTTCTGATGAAGCGACCAAAAGACTCGAAAAATATGGATATAATGAAATTAAATTCAAGAAAAGAGGGCCGCTTATAAGATTTTTAATGCAATTTAATAATCCTTTACTAATTGTTCTTATAGTTGCAGCATTGGCATGCTTTTTCCTATGGGCTTTCATGGGAGAAGAAGACATTATAATGGACATGTGGGTTATCGTAGGTGTTGTTTTAGCAACAGCAATTATTGGTTTTATCCAAGAAGGGAAAGCTGAAGCCTCAATTGACGCTCTTAAGGATATGCTTGTTGATAAATGCAAGGTAATAAGAGATGGAGAACACAAGATTATCCCTGCAATAGAACTTGTCCCAGGAGACATCGTAATTATAGAATCTGGAGATAAAATCCCTGCCGACCTTAGGATACTATCTTCAAAGAGTTTGCACTTAGATGAATCAATGCTTACAGGAGAGTCCATGCCAGTTCGAAAAGGGCCTGAGGACGATCCTAATAATAAAAATAATGAAGGAAAATACTGCATGGCTTATGGGGGAACCTTTGTAATTAGTGGAAGAGGGCAAGGTATCGTATATGCAACAGCAGAAGAAACTGAAATTGGAAAAATAGCAAAGCTCATGAAAAGCTCTGGCCAGACAACTCCTCCAATACTAAAAAAGATTTCTGCATTTGTCAAGTTATTGATTATTTCAATTGTTTCATTTGGAGTACTGATGTTTGGGTTGGGAATACTAGAGGGATACGAAATTGTCTATATGTTTCTCGCCATGATTGGTATGATTGTGGCATTGATACCAGAAGGACTTGCTGGAGCTATAATCGCTGCTTTTGCAGTCGGTTCCACCGTTATGGCAAGAAAAAATGCTATTGTCAGAAACTTACCAGCTGCAGAAACTTTAGGAAGTGTGACAGTAATATGTTCGGATAAAACTGGAACTCTGACCAAAAATGAGATGACAGCTGTCCGAATGTTTAGTGGAAACAAAATGTATTTTATTGAAGGTGTAGGATACGAACCAGTAGGCCAAATCTTAGAAAAAGATGGAAATACTCAAGCAAAGTTAACACCTGAATTAATACAAACTTTAAGAACCGGATTTCTATGCAATAATTCTGGGATTTTAAAAGAAAAAGAAAGATATATTGCTAAAGGAAGTCATACAGAAGCAGCATTGGTTGTTTCTGCAATCAAAGCTGGTGTCGATGAAAAACTTCTAAAATTAGATGAAATACCATTTGAGCCAAAACAGCAGTACATGGCAACATTGCATGAAGATGGGGAAGAGAACATCATCTATGTAAAAGGTTCTCCCGAAAGAATTCTAAAATCTTGCAAGAATCAACTAGTTGATGGGAAAAAATTACCGTTAGATAAAGAATTAATATTGAAGAATGTAGAAGATATGGCCAAGGATGCCTTGAGGGTATTGGCCATGGCTTATAAGAAAGTTCCTAAAGATAAACTTTCACTCGATGAAAAAGATATCTCTGATTTAACTTTTGTTGGCGCCCAAGGTATGATAGATCCGCCCAGAAAAGAAGCTATTGATGCAATAGAAAAATGTAAAACAGCAGGGATTCGTTCCATAATGATTACTGGAGACCATGCCTTAACAGCAAAAGCTGTTGCAAGGCAACTAAAGATAGGTGATGGTGAAGACGAAGTATTGACAGGAAAAGAGATTTCAGAAATGACAGATGATCAACTTTTCGAAGTAGTTAATAATGTTTCAGTATACGCAAGAGTCGAGCCAGAGCATAAGTATAGAATTACAAAACAACTTCAGAGAAAAGGACATATAGTTGCAATGACAGGAGATGGTGTGAATGATGCCCCAGCTTTGAAGGCTGCAGATATAGGCGTTGCTATGGGTATTGGTGGAACTGAGGTAAGCAAGGAAGCATCGGACATAATTTTAGCTGATGATAATTTTGCTACTATTGTTGATGCTGTTGAAGAAGGTAGACACGTCTATGATAATATCTGGAAAGTTATCTTGTACATAATGCCAACAAATGGAGGTCAAGGACTTGCGATGGCAGGTGCATTATTCTTAGCTCCATTAATACCAGTTTTTAGCCATAGATTACCAATAGAGCCAGTACAGATATTATGGGTCAATTTAATTATCGCTATTGCATGCGCAATTCCTCTTATATGGGAGCCAGCTGAAAAAGGATTATTACAAAGACCGCCAAGAGACCCCAATGAAAAACTATTCAACAAGTTCTTTATAAGAAGAGTAGGAATAGTTTCTATCATTGAAGTGACAATGATATTTTCAATGTTTCTGCTATTCTTTAAGACTGTAGATAATGCTCTTGAATTTATGCCACAGGCACAGACAATTGCATTCACAACAATAATAATGATTGAAGTAGGGTATCTTTTCACAGCAAGATCTCTAAAGGGTACTGCGTTTAAAATAAATCCACTTAGAAATAAATGGTTAATACTTGGGGCATTGACTACTTTGGTCTTACAAGTCATCTTAGTCTACTCAGAGCCTTTGTTCGGAACAAGTCCTTTTAGAACTGCTCCGTTTCCAGCAATATGGTGGATTCCTTTAACTCTAGTCGCAACAACAAGCTTCATTGTGGTTGAAATAGAAAAATACATTGCTAGAAAACTAGAAACTAAAAAAACTACTATATAA